The Afipia massiliensis genome has a segment encoding these proteins:
- the rpsF gene encoding 30S ribosomal protein S6: protein MPLYEHVFLARQDASAQQVEEFTTQITGVIEGLGGKVTKTENWGVRSLTYRMHKNRKAHFMLLNIDGPAAVVAEIERQERINEDVIRYITVRVDELEEGPSAMMRKAERDRDERGGGGFRGDREGGGFRGGDREGGGFRGDRGPRRPRDEDATAAVEE from the coding sequence ATGCCTCTTTACGAGCATGTTTTTCTCGCGCGTCAGGATGCGAGCGCCCAGCAGGTCGAAGAATTCACCACGCAGATTACCGGTGTGATCGAAGGTCTCGGCGGCAAGGTCACCAAGACCGAGAACTGGGGCGTGCGCTCCCTCACCTATCGCATGCACAAGAACCGCAAGGCGCATTTCATGCTGCTCAACATCGATGGCCCCGCAGCGGTGGTCGCCGAGATCGAGCGTCAGGAACGCATCAACGAAGACGTCATCCGTTACATCACCGTCCGCGTCGATGAGCTGGAGGAAGGCCCCTCCGCCATGATGCGCAAGGCCGAGCGTGACCGCGACGAGCGCGGTGGCGGCGGCTTCCGTGGCGACCGCGAAGGCGGTGGCTTCCGTGGCGGCGACCGCGAAGGCGGTGGTTTCCGTGGTGATCGTGGTCCGCGCCGTCCGCGCGACGAAGACGCAACTGCAGCGGTTGAGGAGTAA
- a CDS encoding rhodanese-like domain-containing protein encodes MVTSVKQLMAEANAAVPKITPAEAREMIAKGNTLVVDVRDAHEVEKSGKIAGAVNVSRGMLEFRADPESPYHDKNFAKDKTVIVYCASGGRSALSGKALKDLGYGEVFNAGAFKDWAESGGAVEA; translated from the coding sequence ATGGTTACGAGCGTGAAGCAGTTGATGGCTGAAGCCAACGCAGCAGTTCCGAAGATCACTCCGGCCGAGGCGCGCGAGATGATTGCAAAAGGCAATACGCTGGTGGTCGACGTGCGCGATGCGCACGAGGTGGAGAAGAGCGGCAAGATTGCCGGGGCGGTCAATGTCTCGCGCGGCATGCTGGAATTCCGCGCCGATCCTGAATCGCCTTATCACGACAAGAATTTCGCCAAGGACAAAACTGTCATCGTTTATTGCGCGTCCGGTGGCCGATCCGCGCTGAGCGGCAAGGCGCTCAAGGATTTGGGTTACGGCGAAGTCTTCAACGCCGGCGCCTTCAAGGACTGGGCGGAAAGCGGTGGGGCGGTCGAAGCCTGA
- the alr gene encoding alanine racemase, giving the protein MTPASDLKSPDNATAAVAADAPLPAGATGILTIDLDAIVANWRKLGSQAVPADCAAVVKADAYGCGITQVTRALAKAGCRTFFVATLDEARAAREVTATSAIYVLDGFFPGAGDQYAKIDCRPVIGDATELAEWDAFRTTSGWDGKAAIHIDTGMNRLGFRVMEAQALLPRIKSGNHGISLVMSHLTSAEMLHDPANGRQVAAFREIASLFSGVPASLANSSGIFLGPQFHFDLVRPGAALYGVNPTPEADTPVLPVVDLKVRVAQVRNIEKGEHVGYGGTWTARQPTKLAIVTAGYADGYFRAAGSIDNMRSAEAMVAGKRCPVAGRISMDLMAIDITALPPGATRRGALVTLLNKEITVDELAHHFDTIGYEVLTSLGKRYTRVYKGGQ; this is encoded by the coding sequence ATGACTCCTGCTTCCGACCTCAAGTCTCCCGACAACGCTACTGCTGCCGTCGCCGCAGACGCGCCCTTGCCTGCCGGCGCGACCGGCATCCTGACCATCGACCTCGACGCCATCGTCGCCAACTGGCGCAAGCTCGGCAGTCAGGCCGTGCCTGCGGATTGCGCCGCTGTCGTGAAGGCCGACGCCTATGGCTGCGGCATCACGCAGGTGACCCGCGCGCTGGCGAAGGCCGGTTGCCGGACGTTCTTCGTCGCAACCCTCGATGAGGCGCGCGCGGCACGCGAGGTCACGGCGACCTCCGCGATCTACGTGCTCGACGGATTTTTTCCGGGCGCGGGCGACCAGTATGCGAAGATCGATTGCCGTCCGGTGATCGGCGACGCCACCGAACTCGCCGAATGGGACGCGTTCCGCACCACCAGCGGCTGGGACGGCAAAGCGGCGATCCATATCGACACCGGCATGAATCGCCTCGGCTTTCGCGTCATGGAAGCGCAGGCGCTGCTTCCGCGGATCAAGAGCGGCAATCACGGCATCTCGCTGGTGATGAGCCATCTCACCAGCGCCGAGATGCTGCACGATCCGGCGAACGGACGGCAGGTGGCGGCGTTCCGCGAAATCGCATCGCTGTTTTCCGGCGTCCCCGCCTCGCTGGCGAATTCCTCCGGCATTTTTCTCGGGCCCCAATTCCATTTCGATCTGGTGCGCCCCGGTGCGGCTCTCTACGGCGTCAACCCGACGCCGGAAGCCGACACGCCGGTGCTGCCGGTGGTCGATCTCAAGGTGCGCGTGGCGCAGGTCCGCAACATCGAGAAGGGTGAGCACGTCGGATACGGCGGCACCTGGACCGCACGGCAGCCGACAAAGCTGGCCATCGTCACCGCGGGTTACGCCGACGGATATTTCCGCGCGGCGGGCAGCATCGACAACATGCGCAGCGCCGAAGCGATGGTCGCTGGCAAACGCTGCCCGGTCGCCGGACGCATCTCGATGGACCTGATGGCGATCGACATCACGGCCCTTCCGCCCGGCGCAACCCGCCGCGGCGCGCTGGTGACACTGCTCAACAAGGAGATCACGGTCGATGAACTCGCGCATCACTTCGACACCATCGGCTACGAGGTGCTGACCAGCCTCGGCAAGCGCTACACTCGTGTCTACAAGGGCGGCCAATAG
- the rplI gene encoding 50S ribosomal protein L9 — MEVILLERVAKLGQMGDVVKVKDGFARNFLLKRNKALRATKENREKYDGMKADLEAKNIQAKGEATKVAEKIDGRNVVIIRQASETGQLYGSVSVRDIMAALEADGVSLNRQQVLLDAPIKTIGQHKITIAVHPEVEVHVSTTVARSEAEAERINRGEDVNSRQEDRDAAAEAIAAAGEFFDPEAQHDEVAEPAEAPAEEK, encoded by the coding sequence ATGGAAGTCATTCTGCTGGAACGCGTGGCCAAGCTCGGCCAGATGGGCGATGTGGTCAAAGTGAAGGACGGGTTCGCCCGCAACTTCCTGCTCAAGCGCAACAAGGCGCTGCGCGCGACCAAGGAAAACCGCGAGAAGTACGACGGCATGAAGGCCGATCTCGAGGCCAAGAACATCCAGGCCAAGGGTGAAGCCACCAAGGTCGCCGAGAAGATCGACGGCCGCAACGTCGTCATCATCCGTCAGGCGTCGGAAACCGGCCAGCTTTACGGCTCGGTGTCGGTGCGCGACATCATGGCCGCCCTCGAAGCCGACGGCGTTTCGCTGAACCGTCAGCAGGTGCTGCTCGACGCGCCGATCAAGACCATCGGCCAGCACAAGATCACCATCGCTGTGCATCCTGAAGTCGAAGTCCACGTGTCGACGACGGTTGCTCGCTCCGAGGCCGAAGCCGAGCGCATCAACCGCGGCGAAGACGTCAACAGCCGTCAGGAAGATCGCGACGCGGCTGCCGAAGCCATCGCCGCCGCCGGCGAGTTCTTCGATCCGGAAGCGCAGCACGACGAAGTTGCCGAGCCGGCCGAAGCACCTGCCGAAGAGAAGTAA
- the cnbZ gene encoding 2-amino-5-chloromuconate deaminase CnbZ, whose product MPDVTEFKPGNYRFIVSPGGPFSSGVAPMPGYALRRVRFARPIPMADGFAFIKAHLEREGRPVTALAACELRSPAAMTVEQFQAFNGEYLKTLHQWGCKAGDINPLARSNLAPITEVPTEAMFFAFTYTVPETGASGDFLISGKPEIRDGVTTDRIVGGRDVSLKGLEIKARFVMNAMRDRVEALGCDWTAVTAAQIYTVHDIRPLLDTVFAEDNISQIGLAWYPAWPPVIGMEFEVDVRCVRTELVIDAR is encoded by the coding sequence ATGCCCGACGTCACGGAATTCAAACCCGGAAACTACAGGTTCATCGTCTCGCCCGGCGGGCCGTTCTCAAGCGGCGTCGCCCCGATGCCCGGCTACGCGCTGCGCCGGGTGCGTTTCGCGCGTCCGATCCCGATGGCCGATGGATTCGCCTTCATCAAGGCGCACCTCGAACGCGAGGGCCGCCCGGTCACGGCGCTCGCCGCCTGCGAACTGCGCTCGCCCGCCGCCATGACAGTCGAACAGTTTCAGGCGTTCAACGGCGAGTATCTGAAGACGCTGCATCAGTGGGGATGCAAGGCCGGCGACATCAATCCGCTGGCGCGCAGCAACCTTGCGCCGATCACCGAAGTCCCCACTGAGGCGATGTTCTTCGCTTTCACCTATACGGTCCCCGAAACCGGCGCATCGGGCGACTTCCTGATTTCGGGCAAGCCTGAAATCCGCGACGGCGTCACCACCGACCGCATTGTCGGCGGCCGTGACGTCTCGCTGAAGGGGCTTGAGATCAAGGCACGCTTCGTCATGAACGCGATGCGCGACCGCGTCGAGGCGCTGGGATGCGACTGGACCGCCGTTACCGCGGCGCAGATCTACACCGTCCACGACATCCGCCCGCTGCTCGACACGGTATTCGCCGAGGACAACATCAGTCAGATCGGCCTCGCCTGGTATCCGGCGTGGCCGCCGGTGATCGGCATGGAATTCGAAGTCGACGTGCGGTGTGTGCGGACCGAACTGGTGATCGACGCGCGTTAG
- the radA gene encoding DNA repair protein RadA, with protein MAKNALSFVCQNCGAAYNKWQGKCESCSEWNTLTEEDTTGATSMPANLRPKRKGRPFALESLTGSSPEAPRLSSGMTELDRVTGGGFVRGSVLLVGGDPGIGKSTLLTQATSLMARAGHRVVYISGEEAVAQVRLRAARLGLADAAVQLAAQTSVEDIIATLSEGTPPRLVVIDSIQTMWTDTVESAPGTVTQVRASAQALIRFAKKSGAALILVGHVTKDGQIAGPRVVEHMVDAVMSFEGEGSQQFRILRAVKNRFGPTDEIGVFEMTGLGLREVSNPSELFLSERDLGSPGTAVFAGLEGTRPVLVELQALVVPTTLGTPRRAVVGWESSRLSMVLAVLEAHCGVKLSGYDVYFNVAGGLRINEPAADMAAAAALVSSLANAPLPVDAVYFGEISLSGAVRPVAQTSARLKEAAKLGFGRAILPETARGDAVGDAGLTLNTVGSLTSLVADIAARGRKATASGKSAADKRFASQDG; from the coding sequence ATGGCGAAAAACGCCCTCTCCTTCGTCTGCCAGAATTGCGGTGCCGCCTATAACAAGTGGCAGGGCAAGTGCGAGTCCTGCAGCGAGTGGAACACGCTGACGGAAGAGGACACCACCGGCGCGACATCCATGCCCGCGAATTTGCGCCCCAAGCGCAAGGGTCGGCCGTTCGCGCTGGAAAGCCTCACCGGTTCGAGTCCCGAGGCGCCTCGCCTGTCGTCGGGAATGACAGAATTGGATCGCGTCACCGGCGGCGGCTTCGTGCGCGGCTCGGTGCTGCTGGTCGGCGGCGATCCCGGCATCGGCAAATCGACACTGCTCACGCAAGCGACCAGCCTGATGGCCCGCGCGGGACATCGCGTGGTCTACATCTCCGGCGAAGAAGCCGTCGCGCAGGTCCGGCTCCGCGCCGCGCGTCTCGGCCTTGCGGACGCCGCCGTGCAACTGGCCGCGCAGACTTCCGTTGAAGACATCATCGCCACGCTGTCGGAAGGAACTCCACCGCGTCTGGTCGTGATCGATTCCATCCAGACCATGTGGACCGACACGGTGGAATCCGCCCCCGGCACCGTGACGCAGGTGCGCGCATCCGCGCAGGCGCTCATTCGTTTTGCCAAGAAATCCGGCGCGGCCCTGATCCTCGTCGGTCACGTCACGAAAGACGGCCAGATCGCCGGCCCGCGCGTGGTCGAGCACATGGTCGACGCGGTGATGAGCTTCGAGGGCGAAGGCTCGCAGCAATTCAGAATCCTGCGTGCGGTGAAGAACCGCTTCGGCCCCACCGACGAGATCGGCGTGTTCGAAATGACGGGGCTCGGCCTGCGCGAAGTCTCTAATCCGTCCGAACTATTTCTCTCGGAGCGCGATCTCGGCAGTCCCGGCACCGCCGTGTTCGCCGGCCTTGAGGGCACGCGCCCGGTGCTGGTCGAATTGCAGGCGCTGGTGGTGCCGACCACGCTCGGCACACCGCGCCGCGCCGTGGTGGGCTGGGAGTCCAGCCGCCTGTCGATGGTGCTGGCGGTGCTGGAGGCCCATTGCGGCGTCAAGCTCTCCGGCTACGACGTCTATTTCAACGTCGCCGGCGGCCTGCGCATCAACGAGCCCGCAGCCGACATGGCGGCGGCGGCTGCGCTGGTATCGTCGCTCGCCAATGCGCCGCTCCCCGTCGATGCGGTCTATTTCGGTGAAATCTCGCTGTCCGGCGCGGTTCGCCCGGTGGCCCAAACGTCCGCGCGGCTCAAGGAAGCCGCCAAGCTCGGTTTCGGCCGCGCAATTCTCCCCGAAACAGCCCGCGGCGATGCCGTGGGCGACGCCGGACTGACCCTCAATACGGTGGGATCGCTCACCTCGCTGGTCGCGGACATCGCGGCAAGGGGCCGTAAAGCCACAGCTTCGGGAAAATCTGCAGCAGACAAGCGATTTGCCAGTCAGGACGGCTAG
- the rpsR gene encoding 30S ribosomal protein S18 has protein sequence MAEAGARRPFFRRRKTCPFTGPNAPKIDYKDSKLLMRYVSERGKIVPSRITAVSAKKQRELARAIKRSRFLGLLPYVIR, from the coding sequence ATGGCTGAAGCAGGTGCACGCCGTCCGTTCTTCCGCCGCCGTAAAACGTGCCCGTTCACGGGCCCGAACGCGCCGAAGATCGACTACAAGGATTCGAAGCTGCTGATGCGTTACGTGTCCGAGCGCGGCAAGATCGTGCCGAGCCGCATTACGGCCGTGTCGGCAAAGAAGCAGCGTGAACTCGCCCGCGCCATCAAGCGCTCGCGGTTCCTCGGCCTTCTGCCTTACGTGATCCGCTAA
- a CDS encoding PaaI family thioesterase gives MLQADTEFTPIAAHIRNNVMRQGFMTHVGAEVTDLTRGGCVLSVDRRPELLQQNGFFHGGVTAFLIDNATTIAAATVKGQAALTAEYKLNLLAPASGERLICRARVVKPGRQVSVVAADVFCIIDGAEKHTATALASIAMLDQAIVPKVVSPA, from the coding sequence ATGCTTCAGGCTGATACAGAGTTCACACCGATCGCGGCGCACATCCGCAACAACGTCATGCGTCAGGGATTCATGACTCATGTCGGCGCGGAGGTCACCGATCTCACGCGCGGCGGCTGTGTGCTGTCGGTGGATCGCCGGCCGGAACTGTTGCAGCAGAACGGCTTCTTCCACGGCGGTGTAACGGCGTTCCTGATCGACAACGCGACCACGATCGCAGCCGCGACCGTGAAGGGTCAGGCGGCGCTGACCGCAGAATACAAGTTGAACCTGCTCGCACCGGCGTCGGGCGAACGGTTGATCTGCCGCGCGCGCGTGGTGAAGCCGGGGCGGCAGGTGTCGGTCGTCGCAGCGGATGTCTTTTGCATCATCGACGGTGCGGAGAAGCACACTGCGACCGCGCTGGCATCGATTGCGATGCTCGATCAAGCCATCGTGCCGAAGGTGGTGAGCCCGGCCTGA
- a CDS encoding SAM-dependent methyltransferase — protein MRSMDRLLRFFLSQFIRRGSVTFTTSSGATFTCGDGTGRPVSVRFLTAEAQRHLLLDPELAIGEIYTDGDFIVENGSIADLLAIALNQPDMVPRWSRVRWWLRYLIRHWQQFNPPERSKRNVASHYDLDGRLYRLFLDADMQYSCAYFETPESTLDDAQLAKKRHLAAKLLVKPDHRLLDIGSGWGGLGLYLAGMTGAKVTGVTLSEEQLGVSNARAGELNLTGRAEFRLQDYRETPGPFDRIVSVGMFEHVGVDYYDTYFKRCAELLADDGVMVLHSIGRSEGPGITNPWIAKYIFPGGYIPALSEVLPAIERAGLLVNDVEVLRLHYAETLKAWRERFLARREEAAKLYDERFVRMWEFYLASSEMSFRKQSMMVFQIQLSKRQGVVPITRDYIAREEQRLREAEATKRPVLRLAGE, from the coding sequence ATGCGTTCGATGGATCGCCTGCTGCGGTTTTTCCTGAGCCAGTTCATCCGCCGGGGCTCGGTGACGTTCACGACGTCAAGCGGCGCCACCTTTACCTGCGGCGACGGAACGGGCCGGCCCGTCTCGGTCAGATTCCTGACAGCGGAGGCCCAGCGGCATCTGCTGCTCGATCCGGAACTGGCCATCGGAGAGATCTATACGGACGGCGACTTTATCGTCGAAAACGGCTCGATCGCGGACCTCCTGGCCATCGCGCTTAACCAGCCCGACATGGTGCCGCGCTGGTCGAGGGTGCGGTGGTGGCTCCGTTACCTGATCCGGCACTGGCAGCAGTTCAATCCACCCGAGCGTTCGAAGCGCAACGTCGCCAGCCACTACGATCTCGACGGGCGGCTGTATCGCCTCTTCCTCGACGCCGATATGCAATACAGTTGCGCATACTTCGAGACGCCGGAGTCGACGCTCGACGACGCGCAGCTCGCCAAGAAGCGCCACCTCGCCGCCAAGCTGCTGGTCAAGCCGGATCACCGCCTGCTCGACATCGGGTCCGGCTGGGGCGGCCTCGGCCTTTACCTTGCGGGAATGACCGGCGCGAAGGTGACCGGCGTCACCCTGTCCGAGGAACAACTCGGCGTATCGAACGCACGCGCCGGTGAATTGAACCTGACCGGCCGCGCCGAATTCCGTCTGCAGGATTATCGTGAGACACCCGGTCCGTTCGACCGCATCGTCTCCGTCGGCATGTTCGAACATGTGGGCGTCGATTACTACGACACCTACTTCAAGCGCTGCGCGGAACTGCTCGCCGACGACGGGGTGATGGTGCTGCATTCGATCGGGCGTTCGGAAGGCCCCGGCATCACCAATCCGTGGATCGCAAAGTACATTTTCCCCGGCGGCTATATTCCGGCATTATCCGAGGTGCTGCCTGCGATCGAGCGGGCCGGACTTCTGGTCAATGACGTTGAAGTCCTGCGGCTGCACTACGCCGAAACGTTGAAGGCGTGGCGCGAGCGCTTCCTCGCCCGCCGCGAGGAAGCTGCGAAGCTGTACGACGAACGCTTTGTGCGGATGTGGGAATTCTACCTTGCGTCGTCCGAGATGTCGTTTCGCAAGCAGAGCATGATGGTGTTCCAGATTCAGCTCAGCAAACGGCAAGGTGTGGTTCCGATCACGCGCGACTACATCGCCCGCGAGGAGCAGCGGCTGCGCGAGGCCGAGGCGACCAAGCGTCCGGTGCTGCGGCTCGCGGGCGAATAA
- a CDS encoding ester cyclase, whose product MVDNAPDTQSTEAKLRKYEEAEQLANVHLAKFDDLDFNVFSNQEWVRLHETHAEDILVHWPDGRQVRGIKPHIEELSAMFVYAPDTRIKVHPVRIAAGDWTSVIGEMEGTFTKPMPTPDGKTVPPTGKAFKLAMCTVGHWTNGVMDEEYLFWDNLSFMKQIGLA is encoded by the coding sequence ATGGTCGATAACGCACCGGACACCCAATCCACGGAAGCCAAGCTACGAAAATACGAGGAGGCCGAGCAACTCGCCAACGTCCACCTCGCGAAATTCGATGATCTGGACTTCAACGTCTTTAGCAATCAAGAGTGGGTTCGGCTGCACGAGACACATGCTGAAGATATTCTTGTGCATTGGCCCGATGGACGTCAGGTCCGGGGCATCAAGCCCCACATTGAAGAACTGAGCGCGATGTTCGTCTATGCACCCGACACACGCATCAAGGTTCACCCGGTCAGGATCGCCGCCGGCGACTGGACTAGCGTCATCGGCGAAATGGAAGGAACGTTCACCAAGCCGATGCCAACACCGGATGGCAAAACCGTCCCCCCGACTGGCAAGGCGTTCAAGCTCGCGATGTGTACCGTTGGACACTGGACGAATGGCGTGATGGACGAGGAATACTTGTTCTGGGACAACCTCTCGTTCATGAAGCAGATTGGCCTCGCTTAG
- a CDS encoding replicative DNA helicase: MAITDSNIIKLAPEAGTPAYRVAPHNIEAEQGLLGAILVNNDAFYRVSDFLEPKHFFEPIHSLIFETSASLIRAGKIATPVTLKTFVPADTDIGGMTVGQYLARLAAEATTIINAQDYGRTVYDLSIRRDLIRVGEDMVNVAFDAPVDFAPRAQIEDAEKKLYDLAESGRYDGGFQKFSQALTVAVDMAAAAYSRDGNLSGLASGLREMDTKMGGLQPSDLIVLAGRPAMGKTALATNIAFNIARAWRGEVQADGQMKSVDGGIVGFFSLEMSAEQLATRILAERTGISSSSIRRGGISESDFDKIRDHSIEMQNLPFYVDDSGGLSISQLTARARRLKRQKGLDLLIIDYIQLLSGSGRRSDNRVQEITEITTGLKALAKELSVPIIALSQLSRQVESRDDKRPQLSDLRESGSIEQDADVVLFVYREEYYLQSKEPRPGTPEHEKWQLDMSLVHGKAEVIIGKQRHGPTGTINLQFDASVTRFGDLAPDAQLPERFG; this comes from the coding sequence ATGGCGATTACCGATTCGAACATTATCAAGCTCGCGCCGGAGGCCGGCACGCCCGCTTACAGGGTTGCGCCCCATAATATCGAGGCCGAACAGGGACTTCTCGGCGCCATCCTCGTCAACAACGATGCGTTCTACCGCGTCTCGGATTTCCTTGAGCCGAAGCACTTCTTCGAGCCGATCCATTCGCTGATCTTCGAGACCTCCGCCAGCCTGATCCGCGCCGGCAAGATCGCCACTCCGGTGACGCTCAAGACGTTTGTTCCCGCCGATACTGACATCGGCGGCATGACGGTCGGACAATACCTTGCCCGCCTCGCCGCCGAAGCAACGACCATCATCAACGCGCAGGACTACGGGCGCACCGTCTATGATCTCTCGATCCGGCGCGATCTCATCCGCGTCGGCGAAGACATGGTCAATGTCGCGTTCGACGCGCCGGTGGACTTCGCGCCCCGCGCGCAGATCGAGGACGCCGAGAAAAAGCTTTACGATCTCGCCGAGTCCGGCCGCTACGACGGCGGCTTCCAGAAATTCTCGCAGGCATTGACGGTTGCGGTCGACATGGCCGCGGCCGCCTACAGCCGCGACGGCAATCTGTCGGGATTGGCCTCCGGCCTGCGCGAAATGGACACGAAGATGGGCGGCCTGCAGCCATCCGATCTGATCGTCCTCGCCGGCCGCCCGGCGATGGGCAAGACCGCGCTGGCAACCAACATCGCCTTTAATATTGCGCGAGCATGGCGCGGCGAAGTACAGGCCGACGGCCAGATGAAGTCCGTCGATGGCGGCATCGTCGGCTTCTTCTCGCTCGAAATGTCGGCGGAGCAGCTCGCCACACGTATTCTCGCCGAGCGCACGGGCATCTCGTCGAGCTCGATCCGCCGCGGCGGCATCAGCGAATCCGACTTCGACAAGATCCGCGACCACTCTATCGAAATGCAGAACCTGCCGTTCTACGTCGATGACAGCGGCGGCCTGTCGATCTCGCAGCTCACCGCGCGCGCGCGGCGGCTGAAGCGGCAGAAGGGTCTCGATCTTCTGATCATCGATTACATCCAGCTTCTGTCAGGATCGGGCCGCCGCTCCGACAACCGCGTGCAGGAAATCACCGAAATCACCACCGGCCTCAAGGCGCTGGCCAAGGAGCTGAGCGTTCCGATCATCGCACTGTCGCAGTTGTCGCGTCAGGTCGAAAGCCGCGACGACAAGCGCCCGCAACTCTCCGACTTGCGTGAATCGGGATCGATCGAACAGGACGCCGACGTGGTGCTGTTCGTGTACCGCGAGGAATACTATCTGCAGAGCAAGGAGCCGCGCCCCGGCACCCCCGAACACGAAAAGTGGCAACTCGACATGTCGCTGGTGCACGGCAAGGCCGAAGTCATCATCGGCAAGCAGCGTCACGGCCCCACCGGCACCATCAACCTGCAGTTCGATGCCAGCGTCACGCGTTTCGGTGATCTCGCGCCGGATGCCCAGTTGCCTGAGCGATTTGGCTGA
- a CDS encoding DUF2232 domain-containing protein codes for MMTSILIAVAAGLASALMFASIVSGALISIVLFYLAPLPLMVAALGWGSATALIGGIVAALGLGGIFGFPYMAAFALSIALPAWWLGYLTLLARPVSNDPQLANLAPALDWYPTGRILMWIAAFAILTTISALLTLGSDAESINGALRRGLLRIIGRGAVTPAGESERVVDALVAVAPGAATIIAMVTLTLNLWLSAKITTTSGRLMRPWPDLRTTTLPRMVLGALLVAVVLCFTGGLLAMLAQIVSAALLMAYAITGFAVLHTVTQAFSGRAFVLGAAYAGTLFIGWPLIGMIGLGLADAVLGIRQAYWNRRGPPPLPSS; via the coding sequence ATGATGACGAGCATCCTCATAGCAGTCGCGGCCGGCCTGGCGTCGGCATTGATGTTCGCGTCGATCGTGTCCGGCGCGCTGATCTCGATCGTGCTGTTTTACCTCGCGCCGCTGCCGTTGATGGTCGCTGCGCTGGGCTGGGGATCGGCCACCGCACTGATCGGCGGGATTGTCGCTGCGCTCGGCCTCGGCGGCATTTTCGGTTTCCCCTATATGGCAGCGTTCGCGCTCAGCATCGCCCTGCCCGCATGGTGGCTTGGATACCTGACGCTGCTGGCGCGTCCGGTCTCGAACGATCCACAACTGGCAAATCTCGCGCCGGCGCTCGACTGGTATCCAACCGGTCGCATCCTGATGTGGATCGCAGCATTCGCCATCCTCACCACGATCAGCGCGCTGCTCACACTGGGCAGCGACGCAGAGAGCATCAACGGCGCGCTGCGCCGCGGACTGCTGCGCATCATCGGGCGCGGGGCTGTCACGCCTGCGGGTGAAAGCGAACGGGTGGTCGACGCACTGGTGGCGGTTGCGCCAGGTGCCGCGACCATCATCGCGATGGTAACGCTGACACTCAATCTGTGGCTCTCCGCCAAGATCACGACCACATCCGGCCGCCTGATGCGGCCATGGCCCGACCTGCGCACCACCACACTGCCGAGGATGGTGCTGGGCGCGCTGCTGGTCGCAGTCGTGCTCTGCTTTACCGGCGGGCTGCTGGCGATGCTGGCGCAGATCGTCAGCGCGGCGCTGCTGATGGCTTATGCGATCACGGGGTTTGCGGTGCTGCATACCGTGACGCAGGCATTTTCGGGCCGCGCTTTCGTGCTCGGCGCCGCCTATGCCGGGACGCTGTTCATCGGCTGGCCGCTGATTGGAATGATCGGCCTCGGCCTCGCCGATGCTGTTCTTGGAATTCGACAAGCCTACTGGAACCGGCGCGGGCCACCGCCCCTGCCGAGTTCCTGA
- a CDS encoding TetR/AcrR family transcriptional regulator — MAGVRDDLLTAALAVFDQDGFDGATVAAIRERAGASNGSFFHFFGSKRELAGTLFLEVLRRYHIAMLDVIDPPPDAAEGIARLIRTHLAWVVDNRREANFLFEISRSEWAQDVRDARKARNATVAEGVEAWRAPLVAGGELRPMQASLFFSQIIGPAQFVCRAWLSGRDPSDPRDHADGLIACAVRALTAGGER; from the coding sequence ATGGCGGGTGTGCGCGACGATCTGCTGACAGCGGCTTTGGCTGTATTCGATCAGGACGGTTTCGATGGCGCGACGGTCGCCGCGATCCGAGAGCGTGCCGGTGCGTCCAACGGCAGCTTCTTCCACTTCTTCGGCTCCAAGCGCGAGCTGGCCGGCACGCTGTTTCTCGAAGTGCTGCGGCGCTACCACATCGCCATGCTCGACGTGATCGATCCGCCGCCGGATGCTGCGGAGGGTATCGCCCGTTTGATCCGCACCCATCTGGCATGGGTCGTCGACAACCGCCGCGAAGCCAATTTCCTGTTCGAGATATCGCGCAGCGAGTGGGCGCAGGATGTGCGCGACGCACGCAAGGCGCGGAATGCAACAGTCGCGGAGGGTGTCGAGGCGTGGCGCGCGCCGTTGGTCGCGGGCGGTGAACTGCGGCCTATGCAGGCCTCGCTGTTCTTCAGTCAGATCATCGGTCCCGCGCAGTTCGTCTGCCGCGCATGGCTGTCGGGCCGCGATCCATCCGATCCGCGCGACCACGCCGATGGGTTGATTGCGTGCGCTGTCCGCGCATTGACGGCAGGGGGAGAGCGATAA